The nucleotide window gtactccctccgtccccaattacttgtcttggatttgtctagatagGGATGTATTAGACACGTGGTAATACATATTAATTAGCGAATCTTGTTGAACACCACACTGTTTCTCATCAGGGTAAATTCTGTAGTACATTAGCAAGTCCAGTTGAACAACATACTCCCAATCTTTCGGTTTGTTAGGCACATGCGTATTTTCAGATCAACGGTTTGGCCAATGAAATATGAGTTATGCTACAAAAGGTACACCATGGCAAACCTATTTCAAATACTAATTTCAATGGTATGCTTCAACATATAATACATATTTCGTTGGTCAAATTGATGATCTAGAAATATAGGCGTCCCTTATAAACTGAAACGGAGGTAGTAGGAATTATGCACCAAGTAAAAATAAAGGAGAAATACATATCATCAATCTTTTGCTGAGAGAAAAGAAGGATGTTGTATCAAGGCAAAACCATGAAGGTTAAATGCTAAATGAATATTCTAGCATTACATGGCAAATACTTATATATTGTTCCTCTGTATTGAGTTGCACAATTGTGCAAGGTTCAGTGTTAGATTCGTCATTAACAAAAACTATAGCCTGAGGTTATCTTTAAAAGTTTGAAGATCAGCATGCTAGTTCTGAATCATTATTACCTAGATATAGCACACACAGGAAGTACTAAAAAGGTTACGAGGAAAAAGGTTGTTCACATACTTCAAATGCCCCTGTGAATCTCCACTTCAATTGATTTGTTTTTAGACGAGGAATGGCACGGTGGGCCTGTACTTGGCAATTAGCCTGCAGATACTCGATACGGCATAATATATCAATCAATTTCCATTAAACTACAAAGATGAGGTGAAGCGCCTATAAGAAGAAATACTCTTTTTCTCCTGTCCAGATGAGGTGAAGCAAATGATGACCGAAGCCTTAACTTTGATAGCAGCCTGCACCCAGATAATAGGTAGTGAACTATTTCAGACTTATAAACCCAAGTGTCATAGACTGATATTCAATCAATGGGAGACAGAAATTGTTCCCTGTAAACACTAACAAAAGGTTGGAGAATGAAAAGAAACAAAATACGCACTTCAGAGGAAGCAATAGACTCCATGTGGGTCATGGGTTCTCCCACGCATTTCATGGTTCGCTTGAAGTACAAATCCTGGTTGAAGACATTCTCAGCCTGTGAAACAATTCATGAAAATATATCACCAAATATGAAGAGAGAAAAGGCAGGAAGGAGTGAGTTTCCATTAGATTCCATTAGAGTGTCAAAGATATACTTGTTGAGAACACATTTAGGGGCTGTTGGGAAGAATAGTATTTATTTGTAACATTTTAGTATTGAAATCTGATTTGAACTACAAAAGGGAACCTATCAACAAATGCCCTCCCAAACAGGCCTCAAGAGAACATATACCTCCAAAAGAAAGTTCACCTCAGCACAAATTCTGCCTACCGTTGAAATAGTCCCAACTAGATACAACCCACGGAGAGTCTCGGCACCAAGGAGAATGGCATCACTACGAACAAAACAATTGTGATTCATGTTACAGCTTGTGTAGTTATAGTTTGTTTGGGTGCAGTAATGAGCAGCTGTACAGGATCACCAAAGTATAAGATATCTACAAGAGGCAAAAACTAACCATCCAGCACCGCATTTGCCACATCAGTTGCATCTGCACGAGTAGGCCTTAGGTTGTCCGTCATACTGTCCACAACACAAGTAATAGCAGCAGGTTTTCCAGCCATGTTGCACTTGTGCAGAGCAAACTTCTGAAATAAGAACACTTAAAAAACGACAAAGTAGTActcaatagagaaaaatacatgtTAATTACTATCAACGTTAGGAATATTTTCCAAAGTATGAAGTGCAAACAAACATGTGATATTCAACAAAATATCAATATAAAAAATTTCAATCTGTTGGGAAAGATGGCACTGTGAAGTAGTACACTCTAAATATCGACATAGAGTTACTTACTTGCCACACATCTTTTGCATGCCTTGTATAAGAAAGATAGGAAGTCAATCTTGTTTGGAGCATCCCATTTTTTCATAACCTGAAAGTGGCGCATGCTCATAAAGTCATATAATGGGTTACAGCAAGGAGCTCCAGTTTCATGAAAAAAAATGGCATGTAAAGTCTAGCGCCAAGTTAATACAAGGAGCAAGAGAGATTCTTGGGAGGAGTTCCTTACATCTTTATCCTCGTCAGACAGCATGGGCATGTCGATATGAATCTGGGAGCAGTGCAATGTGAAGGCATAATAATCACAAAAAAGTTCAGAAAAATAATAGCGCCAGGTCTGTTACCTACTACCACTACCAAAATTAGATACCAATCAACAAACAACAATCAATCAATTGTAATAACCATGAACAAACAGCAACCAATCGTGTCATATAAACATGTAATATCTCAAGGCAACAAACAACAATCAACCGGCATACATGGTTTGTACCTTCTCAAGGCAATCAATCAAACAGCAAACAACAATCCATCTCAAGGCAATCAAtcaaacaacaaacaacaatccATCTCAAGCCAATCAAtcaaacaacaaacaacaatccATCTCAAGCCAATCAAtcaaacaacaaacaacaatccATCTCAAGCCAATCAAtcaaacaacaaacaacaatccATCTCAAGCCAATCAAtcaaacaacaaacaacaatcaATCAATCATGCCATATGGGAACATAagcaaaccatgataacaataaACAATTGAAAAGAACAGCATCAGAACAACTGTAACAGGCAAGAACAGGATTCTCTACATCTAGGATGGGAGCACACACGCCTGTCGGTCAAACAATAAACAACAATCCATCAAAAGCCAATCAAtcaaacaacaaacaacaatccATCTCAAGCCAATCAAtcaaacaacaaacaacaatcaATCAATCATGCCATATGGGAACATAagcaaaccatgataacaataaACAATTGAAAAGAACAGCATCAGAACAACTGTAACAGGCAAGAACAGGATTCTCTACATCTAGGATGGGAGCACACACGCCTGTCGGTAGAACATGGATCGACAGAGGGCAACCAGAGTATCAAGCGCATGCGTTTGAGATATGAAAATAACCGACGAACAACGCATGTGGTGATATAGAGGGAACGATTTGACACTGCTCCAATTTCCGAACCAAGAACCCATCGTTCCTGCAGCCGTCGCCCCGACACGAACACGAAACACAGGATCGACAGATAACAGAAGCGCACGCACAAGTAAACACAGGAAATATCGCTCCACCGTGAACACGAAACGCAGGATCGTTAGATAACAGAAGCGCACGCACAAGTAAACACAGGAAATATCGCTCCACCGTGAACACGAAACGCAGGAACAGAAGTTTCTCAAACAGACTTTAGTTCGCAAACCAGACCGACCGACCGCTCGCTTGCTCGCCCGCTTCCTCCCAGAGTCGCAGGGACAGAGACCCCAGATGAGACGGCCCCAAGAACACGCGAGAGCATCAGGGCGACAGCGAGGACAAGCAAAATCATATCACAAGCGACTCTAAAGTGACGAGGAGGACGAGTAAATCAAACCAAACGTGATTTTCTATATAAACGAGTGAATCTAGGACGAGCAAAATCAGTCGAATTAGACGCACTTCAAGGCAGATGAATCGAGAACGAGCAAAATGACAAATCATATGCGATTCTTCTAATCTAAATGGACGAATCAGAGGCGAGAGGAGAGGGAATCGGGGACGAATTGCCTCACCAGACGCGAGAGGAGGAGAGGCACGAACCGAGGATGAATTGCCTCACCAGACGCGAGAGGAGGAGAGGTAAACCATTCATACCTAAAAAGTATATGTTTCAAGTTGGCAACAGCGGTTGTCTCTCATTAGTTCCAAGCCGATGGCTAGCCTGAAATGACATGAGCAACTTAAAATGTGAGTGTGATGTAAATGATATTTATATTATTCTTGAAGCAAGAAAAGTAGCTTACATCATCGGCAGCACCAGCAGTCATATTTACAAATGAAGATTCATATGACCTGTTATTTAAAAAGCATCATATGAGTCAAAGATACTTAGAAATCAGTTTATGATCATAACATAAGTAATTATTCATGTGTGTATATCTAAGTTATCAAGGAATCAAGGATTCAGTATAAAACAAGTCAGACAAACTGATCAAAATTCAAACTCTGACCATTTGAAAGCATAAAAACTTACCGATGATTTATAGTCCTGCAACTCCAATAAGTCACCTGGTTTGTCGTCTTTGACTTTAGCTATAGCTGAGAAGAACTAAGAACAAACAGAAGTACACAAATGGAAGTAACTAGTGTGTTTCAAAATTAGCAAACAATCCCACCCGGGGGGGAATGTATTTCAGCAAACCATAAAAATAGAACAATCAAAAGAATACCTCTCTCCACATTGCTTGCCTATACATCCACCCATGGCGTACTTCTGTGTCGAGGAGCATGTCGTGGACTCATACTTGGCCCAATCAGTCTTGTACATGTGAGCAATCTCAGGCACCAGAGGATCATTGGGGTTGGGGTCCGTCAGCAACAAATAGATTGACAGGAGGACCTGTTAACAGAGACGGGTAAATGTTAGAGAAACATACATGAAGAATTTTTGTGAGATTAAGTTGTTGAAGTAACCAAGCTTATATAAGCAACAAGCTTTAAGCAAAAATGGAACAACCAAGCTAGGAATGCAGATCATTACCTTTGATATGGTCAAAGTCGGGCTCCACTGTTCCTTGAGAATGTCAAGGCAAATGTTGCCGTTGCTGTTAATGTTTGGGTGAAAGTGGAAGTGGAACACCTTGGTGCGGAAAGAGACCTGAAATATGTTCATGTCTGAATGTTAAGATAGCAAGCAGCAGCAAACTAATTGTTTGAGGACCCCAAGACATCTGTGTAATAGCAATTCCAATATCATAGAATCAATATGAACTCCTTTTTACAAAGGTTAGCTCGGTACACCGGAAATTACCTTTGGGGGCTTGAAGGGATAATCCAGTGGGAAATGGATGTTCACCAAAAATAGGCCACCAGTAAACGGGCTGTCCAAGGGTCCCATGATACTGGCCTGCCAGTGGAACATGTCCTCACCTACAGGACCTTCCTGAATAAAAGGAAAGTAATACATATTACACAACAGTCAGACAAGCATTCGTATGAAGCCAGTCAAGTATGAGTAAGAAACAAGTCATATTTGCTGCGAGATCAAACAGCGGCCAGCTTTAGTTATGTGTGAACAAGTTCAGAATTAGGCATGAAATTATATGTGTGAACAATCATCATATACCCATCCAGTACAATGATTAGAATAATTCAAAGTTCATTATTCTTAATTTCAAGAGGTTAGTGGAACCAACTGTTTTATTAAAAAACATCAAGTCACCCAGGAGGCCAGGACATCCACTAAAGCCACTTATTCTCCACAAAAACACAGAACATCAGGTTTACACACATTATGAATGCTGAAGTTGTTTCACTAATTATATTTATTCCAGTATGCGTTAATAGACTAAGGAAGACAGGTGACCATTTCCACCTCACCTCCTAAAACATAGTTCACTCTCGAAAATTCTCCCTATTGATTTGGTTGGTACTGCTTAAGTTTATTAAATAGTCTAGTCCATGCCTAACAGATTAGATTGGAACTGTTTATGTTTCTTATATAGTGCTAGTCATGCCTAACTGTCCATATAAAATGTGAAGTGCTTGGCAATTTTAATTTCTTTTGGTTATGGAAGTTAAGATAGCATATAGTGCTACAGGGTGGTGCATGTTCTGCCCATGTGGTACTGGTACTGACTATAAATTGTAATAAGGTTGGCATACTTTATAACCTAACAGAACAAAATCCAAGGGCTTTTTTAAATGGCCTGCTCAGAAGATACATCACACACTTGACATGAGTCAATCATATTAGTAGTCCATGTACAGTTCATAAGCAGTATTCTCCACCAATCAATCCAGCAAACCTAAAAGCACTGCAAGAGCACAGCTAAATAATCGACAACCTAACCCCCATGACCAGTAACAACAGTTAACAAACAGGCCACGCCAACGGCGCGCTCATCAATTCGGGGCAAGATCTAGACGGAATCAAAAGGGGCAGAGGGGAAATCACCTGCGCTAAGGTCGGAGGGTCCTTCTGCAGGTCCTTGCAATGAGACCATTTTCTTGGTCCATACTTTCTTACAAGATCAATAATTTTATCATCTTCCTGTAGAAAAAATATCATAATCATAAATATAACTATAAAATGTGCAAAAGGTTTGTTTTTCGAGCAAAGTCAGGAGTGCAGTGCCAAACCTCTTGAGTCCAAGGACCTTTGATGAGTTCAGGGTTAAGAACCTTCTGCCATGGATGTAAATATTGTACCTCTGTCCTATCCAGAAAGAGCTCAACTGCATAGATAGATGCCGACAGAATATGTGAGCTCACCACACTTGCATATACAGAACATCATCCAAGCAAGTATGGCATTACTATATAACTAGCTAAAATGTGGGCTATGCATTCATAAGGTTACCATTACCAGCCATGAGATAAACATTTGTGTAAAATATAGGAACGAGTAAAATTCAAGATGGGTTATCATCGAAACACATACCAGGTTGATGAGCGATCCACAGCTTCAGTTAAAACACCAGTAGCACAC belongs to Triticum urartu cultivar G1812 chromosome 7, Tu2.1, whole genome shotgun sequence and includes:
- the LOC125518900 gene encoding uncharacterized protein LOC125518900 — encoded protein: MFCKNNMLSRFYFVKIVVLSSVKIVVLRRRLNVVASFRSGSLLFIEIVDGKFQNRMLLPLCVGAGRFGLKETIGDMKNFKWAIDTIHDLAALVGLKTARELREKSVWIPPEITYNKVNVDPSYYEQDGYGSTGVVIWDHIEALVQSTSNFGINFAQNASTMEALALGDGIRLALGHLKVIIESDAQDLHIVQLWIAHQPVELFLDRTEVQYLHPWQKVLNPELIKGPWTQEEDDKIIDLVRKYGPRKWSHCKDLQKDPPTLAQEGPVGEDMFHWQASIMGPLDSPFTGGLFLVNIHFPLDYPFKPPKVSFRTKVFHFHFHPNINSNGNICLDILKEQWSPTLTISKVLLSIYLLLTDPNPNDPLVPEIAHMYKTDWAKYESTTCSSTQKYAMGGCIGKQCGESSSQL